The following proteins come from a genomic window of Edaphobacter sp. 4G125:
- a CDS encoding 50S ribosomal protein L23: MPTLYTVIRRPLITEKGMGVKETQNTLVFEVAENATKTEVKQAVETLFKVKVSAVRTANVEGKERRRGRYAGYRPDWKKAYVRLKSGEKMPEYLNSL, translated from the coding sequence ATGCCGACCCTGTATACCGTTATTCGCCGTCCCCTGATCACGGAAAAGGGAATGGGCGTGAAAGAGACCCAGAATACCCTGGTGTTTGAAGTTGCGGAAAATGCTACGAAGACCGAGGTGAAGCAGGCGGTTGAGACCCTTTTCAAAGTGAAGGTTTCTGCCGTTCGTACCGCCAACGTTGAAGGGAAGGAACGCCGCCGTGGACGTTATGCCGGCTACCGCCCTGACTGGAAGAAGGCTTATGTACGCCTCAAATCCGGCGAAAAGATGCCGGAGTATCTCAAC